The following are from one region of the Candidatus Binatia bacterium genome:
- a CDS encoding Ppx/GppA phosphatase family protein, with translation MDVGSNAMRLIIAEFKSPTRYKVVERVRMPVRLGASVFKTNRIDPETLEAAIEAFRQFRKTMEGHGVVVHRAVATSATREAKNRAAFLERVHTETGIDLELIRGTEEARLVALGVRSRLSLDRGISMILDVGGGSSEIALVGHGEILVVESHDVGTVRLLERTGHASHDKTLHLIHAILKSSRFPILDFFKRRKLARLVGTGGNIETIATLNLSAAASRTGKNGKNGKNGKDAKSEERPPARLTVARLRQTLHRLARVSPEERVKRYDLRPDRADVIVPAGAIFEYVASLVGAKEIWVPFTGLVDGVLIDVARTAGAEGMKQLEVSQTRNAALALLKKYEADPKHAEHVSELAGDLFDQLKSLHKLSKRDRLLLDLAALLHEVGNFIGAPGHHRHAYYIISESPILGLTDEELQIVANVARYHRKAMPDADHECYAELDEDAQDRVRALAAILRVADALDHDHKQKVLRVKAKAGDSKLRLKIRARGDVTLDQWALENKGDLFHEEFGLEPVVENG, from the coding sequence ATGGACGTCGGCTCCAACGCCATGCGGCTCATCATCGCCGAGTTCAAGAGCCCCACCCGCTACAAGGTGGTGGAGCGGGTCCGGATGCCGGTCCGCCTGGGCGCCTCCGTCTTCAAGACGAACCGGATCGACCCAGAGACCCTGGAAGCGGCGATCGAGGCCTTCCGCCAGTTCCGGAAGACGATGGAGGGGCACGGCGTGGTCGTCCACCGGGCGGTCGCGACCAGCGCCACCCGCGAGGCCAAGAACCGCGCCGCGTTCCTGGAGCGGGTGCACACCGAAACGGGGATCGACCTGGAGCTGATCCGCGGCACCGAGGAGGCGCGCCTGGTCGCGCTGGGGGTGCGGAGCCGGCTCTCGCTGGATCGTGGGATCTCGATGATCCTGGACGTCGGCGGCGGCTCGAGCGAGATCGCGCTCGTGGGCCACGGGGAGATCCTCGTGGTCGAATCGCACGACGTGGGGACGGTGCGGCTCCTGGAGCGCACCGGCCACGCCTCGCACGACAAGACGCTCCACCTGATCCACGCCATTCTCAAGTCCTCGCGCTTTCCGATCCTCGACTTCTTCAAGCGTCGGAAGCTGGCGCGGCTGGTCGGGACGGGCGGGAACATCGAGACCATCGCGACGCTCAACCTTTCCGCGGCGGCTTCCCGGACCGGGAAGAACGGCAAGAACGGCAAGAACGGCAAGGACGCCAAGAGCGAGGAGCGGCCGCCCGCGCGGCTCACGGTGGCGCGGCTGCGCCAGACGCTGCACCGGCTGGCCCGGGTGTCGCCCGAGGAGCGCGTGAAGCGCTACGATCTTCGTCCCGACCGCGCCGACGTCATCGTTCCCGCGGGAGCGATCTTCGAGTACGTCGCCTCGCTCGTGGGCGCCAAGGAGATCTGGGTGCCCTTCACCGGGCTCGTGGACGGCGTGCTGATCGACGTGGCGCGCACCGCGGGCGCCGAGGGGATGAAGCAGCTGGAGGTCAGCCAGACGCGGAACGCGGCGTTGGCACTCCTCAAGAAATACGAGGCCGATCCCAAGCACGCCGAGCACGTGAGCGAGCTGGCGGGCGACCTCTTCGACCAGCTCAAGTCGCTTCACAAGCTCTCGAAGCGCGATCGCCTGCTCCTGGATCTCGCCGCGCTGCTCCACGAGGTGGGGAACTTCATCGGCGCGCCGGGGCACCATCGCCACGCCTACTACATCATCTCCGAGTCGCCGATCCTGGGTCTGACCGACGAGGAGCTGCAGATCGTGGCGAACGTGGCCCGCTACCATCGAAAGGCGATGCCCGACGCCGACCACGAGTGCTACGCCGAGCTGGACGAGGACGCGCAGGACCGCGTGCGCGCGCTGGCCGCCATCCTGCGCGTGGCCGACGCGCTGGACCACGACCACAAGCAGAAGGTGCTCCGGGTCAAGGCCAAGGCGGGCGACTCCAAGCTGCGCCTCAAGATTCGCGCCCGGGGCGACGTGACGCTGGACCAGTGGGCGCTGGAGAACAAGGGCGACCTCTTCCACGAGGAGTTCGGCCTCGAGCCGGTGGTGGAAAATGGCTGA
- a CDS encoding Ppx/GppA phosphatase family protein encodes MAERLPDLPEKLDAGAKPARSGPTPVPAAAAPERPPILSVIDVGASGIRMLIAELSPDGSVRTLEELERPIALGRDTFQTGSLSVASIRKAVNVLRQYRAVMDTYGVQHTRAVATSAVRGALNRDTFVDRVFLATGIELEVIEGSQESLLTFAAVQRYMEAHPEYREGEALLLSLGGGATEWALVRNGQVAASITHDMGTLRMREVLRTDTGDRRARARLLQHNAREMMNVVKRALPFEHVTRLVAVGSEARFAARVLAGKESEAQDLTAIAAKDLKKLADQILPLTPEQIAQAYSVAPNETELLAPALFAYAELTRLNQVDQLLVARASMREGLILHMVRSIRSGSTVLFPDQTIAAAVNLARKYGADEKHGLQTATLARAIFQATFSQHQMGEREQLLLEVASIVHDIGEFVASRGHHRHTYYLLVHSEVFGLSQMDLEIVANIARYHRRGVPQADHPSYASLPRPARLAVNRLSAILRVADALDKSHSQRVLDPKITVSGDELRIQVDSTEDLGLERMSLDAKSGLFEEVFGLKPVIVEGMTA; translated from the coding sequence ATGGCTGAGCGCCTGCCCGATCTTCCCGAGAAGCTCGACGCCGGCGCGAAGCCGGCCCGCTCGGGCCCCACGCCGGTTCCGGCCGCGGCCGCACCCGAGCGGCCGCCGATCCTCTCGGTCATCGACGTCGGCGCGAGCGGGATCCGCATGCTGATCGCGGAGCTTTCCCCCGACGGCTCGGTGCGCACGCTGGAAGAGCTGGAGCGGCCGATCGCCCTCGGCAGGGACACCTTTCAGACCGGCAGCCTCTCCGTCGCGAGCATCCGGAAAGCCGTGAACGTGCTCCGCCAGTACCGCGCGGTCATGGACACCTACGGCGTGCAGCACACGCGCGCGGTCGCGACCAGCGCGGTGCGCGGGGCGCTGAACCGCGACACGTTCGTGGACCGCGTGTTCCTCGCGACCGGAATCGAGCTGGAGGTGATCGAGGGATCGCAGGAGAGCCTGCTCACCTTCGCGGCCGTGCAGCGCTACATGGAAGCCCATCCCGAGTACCGGGAAGGGGAGGCGCTCCTTCTGTCCCTGGGCGGCGGCGCCACGGAATGGGCGCTGGTGCGGAACGGGCAGGTGGCGGCCTCGATCACGCACGACATGGGGACCCTCCGCATGCGCGAGGTGCTGCGCACGGACACCGGCGACCGCCGGGCGCGGGCACGCCTCCTGCAGCACAACGCGCGCGAGATGATGAACGTGGTCAAGCGGGCGCTCCCCTTCGAGCACGTCACCCGCCTGGTCGCGGTGGGGTCGGAGGCGCGCTTCGCCGCGCGCGTGCTCGCGGGGAAGGAGTCGGAGGCGCAGGACCTGACCGCGATCGCCGCGAAAGACTTGAAGAAGCTCGCCGACCAGATCCTCCCGCTCACTCCCGAGCAGATCGCGCAGGCCTACTCGGTGGCGCCCAACGAGACGGAACTGCTCGCGCCGGCGCTCTTCGCCTACGCCGAGCTGACCCGCCTGAACCAGGTGGACCAGCTGCTGGTGGCGCGGGCCAGCATGCGGGAGGGGCTGATCCTCCACATGGTGCGGTCGATCCGGAGCGGGAGCACGGTGCTCTTCCCGGATCAGACGATCGCCGCCGCGGTGAATCTGGCGCGCAAGTACGGGGCCGACGAGAAGCACGGGCTGCAGACGGCGACCCTGGCGCGCGCCATCTTCCAGGCCACCTTTTCGCAGCACCAGATGGGGGAGCGGGAGCAGCTATTGCTGGAGGTGGCGTCGATCGTCCACGACATCGGCGAGTTCGTCGCCTCGCGGGGACACCACCGCCACACCTACTACCTGCTGGTGCACTCCGAAGTCTTCGGACTCTCGCAGATGGACCTCGAGATCGTGGCCAACATCGCGCGCTACCACCGGCGCGGCGTGCCGCAGGCCGACCACCCCTCGTACGCCTCGCTCCCGCGCCCCGCGCGCCTCGCCGTGAACCGCCTCTCCGCGATCCTTCGCGTGGCCGACGCCCTGGACAAGAGCCATAGCCAGCGCGTTCTGGACCCGAAGATCACCGTGTCGGGCGACGAGCTCCGGATCCAGGTGGACAGCACCGAGGATCTCGGCCTCGAGAGAATGTCCCTCGACGCGAAGTCGGGACTGTTCGAAGAGGTGTTCGGCCTGAAGCCGGTGATCGTGGAGGGTATGACCGCTTAA
- a CDS encoding RNA polymerase sigma factor, with protein MRRRDPQALGDFFEAYFDRVFSLLKRLLGDPVAAQDAAQEVFLKIHRGAHQLDVARDPGPWVMAIATNVCRDLWRSGAYRMTATAASLEATPGLAETLASSARDPEADAVSAERARLVQEALRHLREPLREVVVLREYEGLGYDQIAAITGLNEAAVRKRYSRALSELGKALEKAGL; from the coding sequence GTGAGGCGGCGCGATCCACAGGCTCTCGGCGACTTCTTCGAGGCCTACTTCGATCGCGTGTTCTCCCTCCTCAAGCGCCTCTTGGGCGACCCCGTCGCGGCGCAGGACGCCGCGCAGGAAGTGTTCTTGAAGATCCATCGCGGAGCGCACCAGCTGGACGTGGCGCGCGACCCGGGACCCTGGGTCATGGCCATCGCCACCAACGTGTGCCGCGACCTCTGGCGCTCCGGTGCGTACCGGATGACCGCCACCGCGGCGTCGCTCGAGGCGACGCCCGGGCTGGCCGAGACGCTGGCGTCGAGCGCGCGCGACCCCGAGGCCGACGCGGTGTCGGCGGAGCGCGCGCGCCTGGTTCAGGAGGCGCTGCGGCATCTGCGCGAGCCGCTCCGCGAGGTCGTGGTGCTGCGCGAGTACGAGGGGCTGGGCTACGACCAGATCGCCGCGATCACCGGTTTGAACGAAGCCGCGGTGCGCAAGCGGTACTCGCGCGCGCTGTCGGAGCTGGGCAAAGCCCTCGAGAAGGCGGGACTATGA